A part of Chlamydia ibidis 10-1398/6 genomic DNA contains:
- a CDS encoding lysophospholipid acyltransferase family protein — translation MIFAITKFLTNILFRLLYRFRVYRNKKSFCHGPAIVAANHASFLDPVAVVLSFPGRLYHLARSTLFSNVFSNWLLRQWACYPVNRSSGNSAAFKAAYSLFQKGQKLIIYPEGSRSPDGHLHPGQIGVGMLAIKTKVPVLPVYVAGTYQAFNRHQKFPKFCKPITCIFGSPVKLDDLLENTTLSSKEIYQIATDRIMTKIAELKSWYENGCIGEVP, via the coding sequence ATGATTTTCGCGATTACCAAGTTTCTTACAAATATACTCTTTCGTCTTCTCTATCGATTCCGAGTATATAGAAACAAGAAAAGCTTCTGTCATGGTCCTGCCATTGTAGCTGCTAACCACGCTTCTTTCTTAGATCCCGTAGCAGTAGTTCTATCTTTCCCAGGTCGCCTTTATCATCTAGCTCGCTCTACCCTATTTAGCAATGTTTTCAGTAATTGGCTATTACGACAATGGGCATGCTACCCTGTAAATAGAAGTTCCGGAAACTCCGCTGCTTTCAAAGCAGCATATTCTCTATTCCAAAAAGGACAAAAACTTATTATCTATCCCGAGGGATCACGAAGCCCCGATGGTCACCTACATCCTGGTCAAATAGGCGTAGGCATGCTAGCAATTAAAACAAAAGTTCCTGTTTTACCTGTGTACGTAGCAGGGACCTATCAAGCTTTTAATCGTCATCAGAAATTCCCTAAATTTTGCAAACCAATAACTTGTATATTCGGGAGTCCAGTAAAATTAGATGATTTATTGGAAAATACGACTTTAAGTAGTAAGGAGATTTACCAAATTGCTACAGATAGAATTATGACAAAAATAGCTGAGCTTAAGTCTTGGTATGAAAATGGTTGTATAGGAGAGGTTCCTTAA
- the cmk gene encoding (d)CMP kinase codes for MIITIDGPSGTGKSTVAKMLAGSLNFNYCNTGAMYRTLAYARLDPHWGSLPIQEFLENPPFYFSFVPGEPLQSYLGEHVLNKELATQEVANLASQLSQLPEVRAFMHEQQKKYSTLGNCVFEGRDMGSKVFPDADLKIFLTAKPEIRAQRRLRDLPENTLSKEELTQELLLRDQADSSRTHDPLIIPEGAIVIDSSDLTISQVLEKILSFVTLK; via the coding sequence ATGATTATTACTATAGACGGCCCTTCAGGGACAGGGAAAAGTACAGTCGCAAAGATGCTTGCAGGCTCTCTGAACTTCAACTATTGCAACACGGGAGCCATGTATCGAACATTAGCTTATGCTCGGCTCGATCCTCATTGGGGATCCTTACCAATCCAAGAATTCCTAGAAAACCCTCCCTTCTATTTTTCTTTTGTCCCAGGGGAACCTCTTCAGTCATATTTAGGAGAACACGTTTTAAACAAAGAGCTGGCTACTCAAGAAGTTGCTAACTTAGCATCTCAACTTTCTCAATTGCCTGAAGTACGTGCTTTTATGCACGAGCAACAAAAAAAATATAGTACACTAGGTAATTGTGTGTTCGAAGGCAGGGATATGGGTTCGAAAGTTTTTCCTGACGCGGACTTAAAAATATTCTTAACAGCAAAGCCAGAAATTCGTGCTCAACGCAGATTAAGAGACTTACCTGAAAATACGTTATCAAAAGAAGAATTGACACAAGAATTGCTTCTTAGAGACCAAGCTGACAGTTCGAGAACCCATGATCCCTTAATCATTCCTGAAGGGGCAATAGTTATTGATTCTTCAGATTTGACAATAAGCCAAGTTCTGGAGAAAATTTTGTCTTTTGTCACTTTAAAGTAA